The genomic segment AAACCAGTAATATGTCGGCAGGAGGAATATTACTTAAATTTGCAAGAGCTCTGCCGGAAGGTTCACAGGTCAAAATTGAGGTAGTCCTTCATTTTGAAGAACCGAGGTCTCCGGCAGATCCTGAGGGCACTCTGATCTTAACAGCTACCGGCCATGTTCTGAGATCCGGACCCGAAGGAATGGCGATCCGTTTCGATGAGAATTACGAAATTACTACTCGTTTGGATGACATGCGGAAGGAAAATAGTGAATAACCTCAAATCAGAAAGAGATAAACGA from the Deltaproteobacteria bacterium genome contains:
- a CDS encoding PilZ domain-containing protein gives rise to the protein MNNKRKFERFNIDVPAMIEIPSQDGRAERLELETSNMSAGGILLKFARALPEGSQVKIEVVLHFEEPRSPADPEGTLILTATGHVLRSGPEGMAIRFDENYEITTRLDDMRKENSE